The Gemmatimonas aurantiaca T-27 DNA segment AGTCGTGCCTCGGTGAACCAGCGCGGACCAAGCACCGGATCCGGCGGTGCCATGCGGTCCCCACCCACCAGGACCTCACGCCACGGCGCATCGGCAGGTCCGGGACCATCGGCCATGATATCGGCCGCACGCCACACTTCCTGCCAGAAACGTTCGGGATGTTCCACCGACCATCGCTGCAACGCGTGCGCGTCACGTACGGCGGCAGGCACCACCTCGCGTTGCGTCAGATCCTGCAGAAACTGCTGCAAGCGTGTCGCGGCGACCGCGTCCGCGCTCGGCGTCCAGAGTGGCAAAGAATCAGTCACACCACAAAAGGCAGGGGGAAACGATCAGCGCACTTCGTGCTGGGCGAGCATCACGGCACGGCATCCTGGGCCGTGCGCTTCGCAGTACCAGCCGTGGCGATCGTGAAAAACCAGGTGGGGGGCGTCATTCGGCCGCAGTCGCACCCGCACAAGATGCTCCACCCCGGTACGCGGCCCCACGATGGATCGCGCATCGAGCACGTCCACCACGGGCGTCACCGGAAAGAGATCGAGTTGGGTGGGAGCGAACACCTGAGCGTCGTCGTCCGCACGGCGGTTCGACGATCGACGAGGCGGGCTCATCGCGGGCCCTGACGAGTCATGCTCCAATCCTCGCTACGGTACGTCTCCTGCGCCAGCGGGGTGCCCCCGTGGCCCCCCTCATCGGGGCATGCGGGTCATGTCAGGCATCCATCACGGCCTGTACATCGAGCGGAATGCCGCCATCGGCCGGTCCGCGCGAAGCCCAGGACACGGCGAAGAACACCAGCAGCGACGCCACCAGTGCGATCGCGGTGGCCGTCACACCGGCGGGGAATGTGAACGTCTTGAAGTAGGCCAGCGTCTCGAGTCCGAGCGTGACCACCATGCCCGTGGCGATGGACCAGAGCGCGCCGGCCCGCGTGGCCCCCTTCCAATTGAGACCGATGGCCAGCGCCGGCACGAGCGTGGAGGCAAAGAGTCCCCATCCAAAAATGCCGAGAAAGGCCACCACCGCGCCGGACCATTGTGCCACCGCCGCGGATACGAGCGTGATCACCACGGTCCAGATGCGGCCCCATCGCAGTTCGTCGCGCACGCGCCACCCGAAGGCCACCGGCAAGTCATGGGTGAATGCCGCGGCTCCGATGCTCATGAAAGAGTTCACCGTGCTCATGATGGCGGCGGCCACCGCTGCGAACACCAGCGCCGCCAACGGCACGGGCGTGAACTGCAGCAGAAACGCCGGCGTGGCATCGTCCGCACGCAGCAACGGTGCCGCCCGGCCCTGCAGTACCAACGCTTTCATCGCCAACCCGACACCCACGAACAGCAACAGCGTGAGGGTGAGGGCGATGGTCATCATCGTGGGATACCACTTGAGCTTCCGCGCATCCCGCAGCATGAAGTACTTGTGCGCAACATGTGGTTGGCCAATGGCTCCCAAGCCAAACACAAAGAAGAACGACAGCGCCGCCAGCGGCGACAGCTTGCCCCATGGGGAAAGCAGCACCGGATCGTGGGCCAGCAACGTGCGCGAGATCTGTGACAGTCCGCCCGCGCTATCGAGCGCCAGCCAGAAGACCAGTGTCGAGGCACCCGCCATGAGAGCGCCCTGAAACACATCGTTGTAGATGCCCGCCAGAATGCCGCCAGATACCGAGTACGCCAGGACCACGAGCGTGCCGATCCAGATGGCCGTGCCCAGCCCCACATGAAACGTCGCGTCCACCACGAGACCGAGGGCCAGCAGATTGGTGGCCATGTAACTCACCACCGCCAGAATGATCGCGACCGCAGAAAGCCCCTGCGCAGCGGGTGAGGAATATCGTGCGCCGATGGCGTCAGGGATGGTGATCATCTCCCGGACTTCCGCCAGCAGACGCAGACGCTTGGCCAGCATCCACGCGCCCATGGTGTTGGTGAGTGACGCCGGCAGGATGATGAACACCGCCCCCAGTCCCAGTGTGTACACCAGGCCAGGACCACCGATGAATGCAAAACCGGAGAGCGTGGCCGCCATGGCCGAAATGGCCAACGTGAACATGCCGATGCCCTGACCGGCCACAAAAAAGTCGGATGCCGATCGGGTACGGCGGGTGGCCCAGATGCCGATGATCGCCACGACAACGAAGTAGGCGATACCGACACCGGCGATGACGGGGCGCGCGTCGTCGGGAATACTCGACGCTTGCTGCAACGCCAGGAACGTCGCGACCGGTGCAAACGCGGTCACGATACGCGTCCGTCGCCAGGCGATGCCACGTCCTTCGCCTGCACGGCGTGGCGTGCTGCCTGCCGCGCCGCGCGAACCCTGGCGATATCCTCGTCGGACAGCGTCAGCGCATCGAACGTGAAGGCGTACGCCACCGGCAACACGAACAGCGGCAGCAGGCCCACACCGTACAGCACCACGGCAGCGCGTGGCGGAAGTCCCAGCCACAGCGTGCTGGTCACGGTATCGGAGGGCAAGGTCAGCGCGAGCAGGAAACCACCGGCCACCAGCACGAACACCAGTGCCATCGGCCACACCAGACGCCCGAGTGGCTTCCCGTCGCGGGCGGCGCCCAGCACCATCGTGGCCATCATGCAAAACGGCAGGGCCACCGCCATGAGGTACGGCCCCCAAACCGACACCGACGGGGGCAGGAACGCGGAGGCGTAGGCGAGCGCAATGCCCACCGTGCCAAGGACCGTGGCACGCAGCGCCATGCGATGCACGGGCGCGTTCGGGGTATGGGCATCGGTGACAGTCATGACCATGATCAATATCACGGTGACCGGCGGAAGCGCAGCTATCTTTCGGAGACCATGAACGCCTCCCCCACCCTCACTCCCCCTACACGCAACTGGTTGCGTGCTGGTGCCTCGGCGCCGGCCCCCCGCCGTCAGCGCAGTGTCTGGGTACGTGTGCTGGTGGCCCTGACCAGTACCACGGCGGTGTTTGCGACAGCCGGTGTAGTGGCCGCGGCGGCCGTGATTCCTCCCGTTGGCGCACGTCGTACGGCCCGCGACGCCGCGCTACGGGAGATCGGCGCCCAAGTGGGGACCGGCGAGCAGATTGTCGCACAGGCGTTTGCCTCACAACGCCGCTGGACGGACATGTGGCGCGAATCGTTCGGGGTGGTGGTGGCCACCGATCGCCGGCTGCTGTACGTGGGGGCTCCTCCCACCCCGCTGCTCAAGCCCCGGGATGACGGCCCCCTCGAACTGCTCGTGGAGAGTTATCCCTACGACGCGGCGTTCACTCTCGAGCCCCGCACGATCTGGCGTGGTCGGGGACGGGGTCTCGTGTTGCGCACACCGGCCGCGCAAGTCGACTTCATTGTCGACGACCGCAGTTGGGTCAGCGCCCAGCGTGTCGCGGTGGCCAGCGCCAAGGCCCGCGGGGTGGTATCGCGTGAGATCGAACAACTCGATGCGACCTTGCGCGCGCCGGCGCCAGTCGCAGCGGAGTACGTCTTCCACGTCGTGCGGCGTGGGGAAACGCTGACCGGACTGGCCAGGCGTTTTGGCACATCACCGGATGTCCTGCGCCAACTCAATCAACTCTCGCAGGACGGCATTCGGGTCGGGCAGCGACTGCGGGTGCCCAAGGTCGACGTGGAAGATTCCACGGCAACGCCGTAACACGAGCGTCGCAGCAGAACGCGAAGGGGGAACGGCCCGGTGTGGAGTCTCGAAACTCGCGACTCACCACCAGCCGTTCCCCGGTATTCGCGATCAGCAGATCGTTACCAGCCGAGCACCAATGCAAACACCAGCGGCGCGACAATACTCGCATCGCTCTCGATGATGTACTTCGGCGTTTCGATGCCGAGTTTGCCCCACGTGATCTTTTCGTTCGGCACCGCGCCGGAATACGAACCATACGACGTGGTCGAATCGCTGATCTGGCAGAAGTAGCCCCACAGCGGCACTTCCGTGCGCTGCAGATCCTGATGCAGCATCGGCACCACGCAGATCGGGAAGTCGCCCGCGATGCCGCCGCCGATCTGGAAGAAGCCCAGCGACGCCGTCTTCGTGACTTCGGTGTAGTGCTCCGCGAGATACATCATGTACTCGATGCCACTGCGCACCGTGTGCACGTTCTTGATGTTGCCATCGATCACGTGCGACGCGAAGATGTTGCCCGTGGTCGAGTCTTCCCAGCCCGGCACGATGATGGGCAGGTTCTTCTGCGCCGCGGCCAGCATCCACGAGTTCTTCGGATCGATCTGGTAATACTGCTCGAGCTTCCCGCTCAGCAGGATGCGATACATGAACTCGTGCGGGAAATACCGCTCCCCCTTCTGGTCGGCCGCCGTCCATTCATCGAGGATGGCCTTCTCGATGCGCCGGATCGCTTCCGCTTCGGGAATGCAGGTGTCCGTCACACGATTGAAGTGACGCTCGAGCAGTCCCTGCTCCTGTTCCGGCGTCAGGTCGCGGTAGTTGGGAACCCGCTCGTAGTGATCGTGTGCGACGAGGTTGTAGATGTCCTCCTCGAGATTCGCACCGGTACAGGTGATGGCGTGCACCTTGTCCTGGCGGATCATCTCCGCGAGGGACAGGCCAAGCTCCGCCGTGCTCATCGCACCGGCGAGCGTCACCATCATCTTGCCACCCTGGTCGAGGTGGCGGACATATGCATCACTGGCATCGATCAATGCCGCGGCATTGAAGTGCCGGTAGTGATGACGGAGAAACGCCGAAACCGGCGCAGCAGAAGACTGGGTCATGATGGGATTCGGTATCAGGATCGGGCGTCTTGTGCCCCCAATCTAATCGTGCGGCCCATCGCCGCCGACGCACGGTCAGCGGCGATCGTTCGCTCGAAAACTGCCCGCTGTACTGCGCCGCATACCCAGCCACGCCGCCCCCACCGCCAACGCGATGGCCACGGCGTTGAATCCGACCACACTCGCGCCCACCGCCAGCACCACGCAGAGCACCGCCGCGATGCGGGCGCCGGCCGCCTCGGTTTCCCGTTGCTGAGGCCCCTGCAGCAGATCGGCCGCCCGTGCCCCACCCCACCCGAGGCCGGTGGCTTCACCCTGCACCACCAAGTCGCTGGCGACGCCCATACCGGGCGTACGGGGAGTGAACGCCCGCCCGTCCCGGATGCCTTCGAATCCGGCGCCGGGTGTGTACATCACGCTGTTGGCCGCCGCGCTGGGGGCACCGGCCAGGTCCGCCGCATCGGAACGCACTTCGGGAGCGTCCGTCAGGAGAGACAACCCGAACCGGACCGGCAGCAGGGCCGCTCCATCCCGCTCGTTCCGCACAATGCCGGCGGAAGACATCGTCCAGTCCACCCCGGTGTCCGTGCGTCCGCGCTGTGGCGAGGACTCGGCTGCCTGATCCGGGCCGCCGCGCGCGCCATCCAGCAACGCCTGCACCAGACGACGTGCCCCTGGCGCCACGGCAATGCTCGACCGCTGCCAGAGACGCAGGGCCTCGGCCGGATCATGGCGACGGAGGGCGGCCAGCAGGGCGGCCAGTCCCACCGAGGGCGTTGGCCGCATCACCGTACTGGCCTCCAGGTGCCGGGTGGCATCGAGCAATTGACCGATCAGGGTACGCGCCGCGTGCGCCTGCTCCGGTGTGCAACTGCCCATCAGTGTGCCGCCCGCCGAAAGCGCGCGCATGAGTACCCGCATATCGGCGGTGGGAAGCCCCTCGGGACGCCGCACCAGGCGCGCCCCCAATGACGCGAAGGCATGCTCCACCAGGTCGCCACCGTCGGTGGGTGACCAGCGCACGGATTCATCCACTGCGGCGGCATCGATCTCGTCGTCCAGACCCGGCCCAGCCGCGCGGGTCGTGTCGCGGGGCGTGGTACGGCTGATCGGTTCGTCGTCGGCGGGCAGGTCGATGAACGACACCACCGACGCAAACCCCTCATCGTCGGCGGAGATCGTTTCGCGGGACTCGCGGCGTGCGCGATCGGTGGCCACGGTGCGCAGCACCGCCCGCGCCCATCCGACGGCCGGGTGATCGACAAATTGCTGCTGAACCGCCGCAACGATCTCGCTGGCGTCACTGAGATGCCCCTGGCGGGCCAGCACCACCGCCTGCTGCAAACGCAGCACCGGGTCCTCAGGCGCCGCGTCGAGGGCGTTGGTGAGGGCGGCCCGCGCACCGGACCAGTCTCCCGTCATGGCGCGGGTGACCGATTGCAGATAGCGCAGCGCGAGCGAGGTGGGTCGCAGGTCCAACCCTTCGCTGGCCACCCGTTCGCCTTCGCCAGGCAACCCCAGCACGGTCAGGGCTCCGGCGCGGAGGTACCACCCCTCCTCACTGCGCTGAGCGCCGCTCCAAACATCGTCGAGCGCCGCCAGCGCGTCCCCCGGGAGTTGACGCAGCAAGGCGGTCCGTGCCTGCGCGAGCCCCATCGCGGTGGCCCCACGCGGAAGGGGTTCGCGCGTCTCGAGCAGATCCGCCGTCTCGAACAGCGCATCCAGCGGAAGCCCACTGCGCGACAGCGGTCCGTCTGTCCCGATCCGTTCGGTCGATACCGTCGGGGTAACCCGAACAACCGCGCGTGCGCCTCCGACCGGCCGCGTAGACGTGGCCGGTGTAATCGGTGTGCCCCGAAGGCCGGGGACGCCGTTCACGTTGGAGGACATGCAGAGGAGTATCGGCGGATGGGGCCCGTTCCTGCACCCCCGCCGACGGTTTGGAGCGGGGTCTAGAGCAGCGCTTCGATCAGCGCCGACTCCTCATCGACCCGGACATACCCCCCGACTTCGTTCAGCCAGCGGTAGGCGCTCCCGTCGCGATCCAGGGCCAACTGGCGGCGGGTCACGCTGTGCTCGTACACCCGGAGCTCCCCCACATCCACCGGCCCTTCCACGAACCCCACGAACCAAAACGCCGCTGCCGCTTCAGACGCGGCCGTGCCGAACACAGCGGCCAAGGCCTTCTGCAGAGGCGACCAGTCGGGTGGCTGGTACTGGGGGAAGATGTCGGAATCATTCATGATCTGTCCGCAGGACGCCCCGAAAAATCGGGCGTCACGGATCGTCACAGGGAAGGCCGCCCGCGTTCACAAGTGGCAGTGACGCGCATCGCAAATGGCGCGGGCGCACCGATCTTCGTGTATAGCCAGGCGCCGCCGCCGATGCGACGACCGCAGAGCGACAACGACTATGGCTGACGCGAACGGAGGTGATTCCGCACAAACCGTTGCGTGTCGGCCAGCGATTCCCGCGCCTCGGGCAGCACTCCGGAAAAGAACTGCCACACATGCGGCACGCGGGGCCAGAGCCGGAGCTCCACGTCGACGCCAACGGCACGCGCGTATTCGGTCAGACGCACGGAATCATCGCGCAATACTTCGTCGGTGCTGGCATGCACCAGCATGGGCGGAAAGCCGGAGAAGTCTCCGTACAACGGCGACACATAGGGAGACCGTGGGTCCGCCTCGCCGAGATAGAACGCCGCCGCTCGTCGGATGGTGACGGCCGCGAACATCGCACAGCGATCACTGTTCTCTTCGAGCGACGCGCCGGTGGCTGCCAGATCCGTCCACGGCGAGTAAGTCACGATCGCCGCCGGCAACGGCCAGCCGCGATCCCGCGCGGCCAGCAGCATCGCCAACGCCAGCCCTCCCCCTGCGGAATCTCCGGCCACGATCAATCGGGACGGGTCGACCTGCCGCTGTTCGAGGAGATAGCGGTACGCCCCCAAGGCATCGTCGAGCGCATACGGATATTGGTGCTCAGGTGCCAGTCGGTACGCCGGCACAAAGACCTGCGCCTCCAACCGCTGCGCCAACGCGCCGGCGAGCGAACGATGCGTCTCCGGCGAGCAACCAATGAAGCCTCCCCCATGCAGATACAGCACGGTCGGCCCTTGCGCCTGGGCATAGGTGGCGCCTTCGAGGCGTTCACCGCCAACCCACGTGTGCTGGGGTGGCAGGTGCGCATACCGGGCACCGGTGGCGCGCGCCATCAGGCGCCGCGCCACGCGTGGGCGGCCCATGTTGGTGCGCACCCACTGCGGATCAATCGGACGCAGCGCGTGCGGGCGCATGCGCACCCGCACGAGACGTTCAACCCAGAAAGACTGCCAACTCGCCGCCATGATCAATCATACCCACATGGCCGCAGAGGTTCACGAAACACTCCCGCAGACGTGCCTCAGACGCCGACCTGCTTCTCCACGCGATCCCGATAGTGGCGGCTCAGACGCAGGCGGGTGCCGTCTTCGAGAATCACCACATAGTCACCGGAGAACCACTGCTGCATCTCGCGCACCCGATTGAGGTTCACGATCGTGGAGCGGTGAATGCGCGCAAACACACGCGGATCGAGCGTCTCTTCGAGATGACTGATCCGCTCGCGGATCGTGTGCGCCTGCTTGCCCACGTGCAACCGCACGTAGTTCCGGTCCGCTTCGATCCAGTCGATTTCGGTGGTCTTCACGAAGAACATCCGGCCATCCTGTTTCACCAGGATGCGGCTGGCATACCGTCCGGCTCCGCCGCCCTGCGTGCTCGTAGCACCGGCCGTCGGCGCCGGCGCGAGCGCCGTGCCGCCACTGCCGGCTCCGCCCAGACCCAGCGCACCACCGAGGGTGCTGCCCAGCAACGACGTCGCGTTGTCGCTGTTGCCATCGGCCAGACGACGCACCGTTTCCAGCAACTCACCCAGCCGTTCGGCAGCGACGGCGTGCGCACGCTGGCGACGCGCCTTGTCGAACGCCGAACGGAAACGATCCGCGTCCACCGGCTTGAGCACGTAGTCCACGGCGTGGACGTCGAAGGCCCGCTGCGCATGTTCATCGTAGGCGGTGATGAACAGGACCATCGGCACATGGCCGCCCTCGAGTTCGCGCAACACGCCAAACCCGTCCAGGCCAGGCATCTGCACATCGAGGCAGACCAGATCCGGCTGCAACTCGCGAATCAGCCCGACGGCCTCGTGGCCACTCTCTGCCTCGCCCACCACTTCCACATCCGCCTCGTTCTGCAGCAGGCGCCGCACACGCTGACGGGCCAATGCCTCGTCATCGACGATCAGGACTCGAACGCTCACCTTCTTCCCTCCGGTTGACTGGTCGGCATCACCACGAAAATGCGCTGAGAGGTCCGATGGGCCGGTGATGCCTGACCGGGCCGCCGCGCAGAATTGCACCTGATTCGGGGGAATGACCTCCTCGATCGGGCACACGCGGGACTCGCGCTCGGCGGACCCCTCCGTGTCGTACTACGTTGCCCGATCGGCGCGGGTTCCAGCTCCGCTGGTATTCTCACCGTCCGCCCCGGCCGGCATCGACCCCGCTTGCCAGACCGTACACGACGTCGCTGCTTCCCTATATGGCTTCTCCCACTCAGCCGTTGACGATTGCCGACGAAGGCCTGCGCCTCCGTCGGGTGACTCGCATTCTGTTTGCCGCCGTCTGGATCATCCCGGCGGTGCTCGCGTCCCTGCAGATGACGCTGGTGGGCGATGCCTCGGGTGCCCACTACGGCATCGGCACCGCCCTGATCTGGCAAGGCTCCACCTGGCTGCTGTGGAGCCTGTGGTCGCAACTGATCCTGACGCTCGTCGACCGGGTGAAGCTCGACACCGCTCGCCTGCTGCCGTGGCTGACCGTGCACATCGTCGCCAGCGCGCTGGTGTGCATCATCGACGTGTTTGTCATCGCCTGGCTCGACCACGTCTTTGGCGCGGTGGGTCAGGTGACCAGCTACGCCTTCACGCTGCGGGTCGTGCTGGTCAACCACCTCGACTTCCAGGTGGTGCTGTACTGGGCCGTATTGGGCGCCGCCTACATGGTGGAGTTCGTGCGCCGCTACCGTGAGCGCGATCGCGCCGCCACCGAACTCGAACAGAAGCTCGCGCGGACCCAACTCGAAGCCCTGCGCATGCAGCTCAATCCGCACTTCCTGTTCAACGCCCTCAACTCGGTGGCCGAGCTGATGGAGATGGACGTGCGGGAAGCCCAGCGCACGCTCACCCGCGTCAGCGATCTGCTGCGCCTGTCGTTGCGTTCGGCCGGCCAGCCGATGATTCCCGTCTGGCAGGAGATCGAGCTCGTGGAGCTCTATCTGCAGATCGCGCGCGTGCGGTACGGCGCCGGCCTCGAAGCCGACATCACGGTCGACCCGTCCATTGTCGACGACATGGTGCCCAGCTTCCTGATGCAGCCGCTGGTGGAAAACGCCCTCAAGCACGGATTGGCACCGGGTCATCGGGATCAATGCATTGAGGTCAGGGTGGGACGGCAGGGGAGCACGATCGAGATCGTAGTGCAAGACAACGGCAAGGGTCTGGATGGTTTACTGACCACGAGCGGCAGATTTCTTGCCGCGGTCCCTTCGGTGGACGGGCTCGGGATCGGTCTCACGAATACCCGATCCCGCCTCACCATGCTCTATGGCGACCGGTATGCGTTTCGTATGAGCAACCTGCCCACCGGCGGATGTCGCGTGGAAATCCGGTTGCCGATGGAGCCGCGCTAGCGGAGTTCGAGACTCCGGAGCAGCGACGCCAGCCCGGCCTGCCACACCAGCGGTTGCCCGGGCAGATCGTTGCGCGGAGTCCGGAGCAGCGTACGAATATCGTCGTCGCGCAGGAGCGCCTGTGCATCGATCGCGCTGAGCAACAAGGGCGTGCGCTTCACCCACAGCCCTTCGGCGGCAATGCGCACCGCCTTGCCCTGCCCGTCCACCACGGCCCCGGTCAACTGAATCACGCTCACCGGGGTTTCCAGGGACGTCAGCCACGGCAACGACGCTTCATGGGCGGCGCCCAATGTGACGTACTTGCTGCCAGTGATCCCCCGCTGGCGCGGCAGATACTGGCCAATCTCCAGGGTGATGACCACGGCATGGGTGGCCTGCGCACTGTCGAGACGCTGCCGCAGCGCGGCCTTCCATGCTGGCGACGGATTGGCGACCGCCAACCGATGGAAGGTGCCCTGCCGGCCGAGCGTTTCGCCGGGATCGAGGACGTCGCACTCCTGCTGGTTCAGCGACGGGCACCCGAACTGCACATCGGGCGGCGTCAGCCCGTCGCCTCGGAGCGGCGCGACCACCGCGCCAGCAGCGAGCGAATCGAGATGCTGCTGCATCGCGGTCAACAACTGCTGCAGCGGCGCATCGCTGGCCGCCGCCCCAGGTTCCATGAACGCGGGCTGTGTGGCGCCGGCCTGCCAGGCGAGGGGCAACACCACCACCGCCCCCCGGTGCGCGGGAAGCGACTTGCCGGCCACCCATGGCGCTCCGCGCAGCATCTTGTCGCCCACACCGCTGCCCACGGTGGCACCGGTGGATCCTGCACCACTCGCACACGCCATGACCCCCAACGGGGCCGCCATGCGCAATAATGTCTTCAAGGGACGTGACAACATGACCACCTCGGGGTAATTCGTATCGGTCATCGCGCCATCGAGCAGGTCGACGTCAGCGATCAGGTGTCGTGCCATACCCGTGCAGCAGCAGTGCGGTCACGCGAGTCCGACTTTCCGGCAGTCCGTCGTCATCCGACCTTTCGCCACATTCCCAATGACATCCGACGCATCCTCCCGTAGTGCCACGCCGATCGCCGCCGCCATCCTCGCCCTGGGCGTGCTGGCGGGAGGATTTCTGATCGGCAATGGGTTCGCCCGCATGCGCACCGCCGACCGTACGGTGTCCGTGAAAGGCGTGTCGGAACGGGAAGCGCAGGCCGATCTGGCCATCTGGCCGTTGCGCCTCGTCGCCACCGACGACGACCTGGCGCGTGCCAATGCGTCGCTCGAGCGCAACGTCGAACAGGTGCGTGCTTTCTTGAAGCAACACGGGCTCGATTCGGCCGGCACGGAAATCACGATGCAGGAGTTCTCCGTGCAGGACGGTCGCACCATGGGCGGTTACGGCAACAGCGCGCGCTATGTCATCCGGCAAACCCTCGTCGTGCGTTCCACGCGCGTGGACGTGGTGCAGGCCGCGAGTCAGCGCGTACCGGAGCTGGTGCGCAACGGCGTGGTCCTGTCGTCGGGTCAGGAATACGGCGGTGGCGGACCGACGTTTGTCTTCACCAAGCTCAACGACCTCAAGCCGGCCATGATCGCCGAAGCCACGGCCCGGGCCCGCGAAGGGGCCGAGCAGTTCGCCAAGGATTCCAAGAGCTCACTCAGCGGCATTCGCACAGCGAGTCAGGGCGTCTTCGAGATTCTCCCCCGCGACCAGGCCATGGGTATCAGCGAGGAAAGTCAGGTGGTCAAGCGCGTACGGGTGGTGACGACCGTGGTGTACGGTCTCGATCGTTGAGTGCACGACGCACCGCTTCCCTGAGGGTGCTGGCATTGAACGGCTTGCTGATCAGCGCGGTGCCCCGCTCCAGTTCATCCTGCACCGCCTGCACGTCGCCATAGCCGGACATGAGCAGGACCGGGATGCCGGGGGCGCGTCGACGGACCGCCCCCGCGAGTTCCACGCCGCTCGTCCTCGGCATCACCACGTCGCTGAGGATGAGATCGAAGGCGCCATTGTGCGCCTCGAACAGCTCCAGCGCTTCCCCGCCGTCACGCGCCACGTGCAGTTCGTAGCCATCACTGGCGAGCACCCGCTCCACCACCGCGCGGACCGCCTGTTCATCGTCCACCACGAGGACACGCTCGACGGTCTTGGTGACAGGCAGGGCGATGTCGGATGGTTCTTCTCCATTCTCCGACAATGCCGCCGGCAGGTAGATCCGGAACTCCGTTCCCTTCCCGAGCTGCGTCTCCACGGCGATGTGACCGTGCGCTTCCTGCACGATGCCAAACGCCGAGGACAATCCAAGGCCGGTGCCTTTGCCCACCGGCTTGGTGGTGAAAAACGGCTCGAAGATGCGTGACAGCACGTCTTCAGCAATGCCCATTCCCTGATCCCGCACTGCCAGCACCACCCACCGCCCCGGGGCGATATCGACCCCCTGATCCCGGTGCATGGATGCCAGGTTCACAAAGCCCGTACGCACCGTGATGCTGCCGCCATCCGGCATGGCATCACGCGCATTGGTGGTCAGGTTGAGCAGCACCTGCTCCAACTGCCCAGGGTCGATCACCACCGCCGGAAGGTCCGGCATACAGCGGGTGGTCAGGGTGACGGTCTGGGGCAGCAGACGGGTGAGCATCGATGCCATCGAGCCAATCAAGGCGCCGGCATCCACCACGCGGGGTTGCATGACCTGCTTGCGGCCAAACGCGAGCAACTGTGCGGTGAGTTCCGCGGCCCGCGTGGTGGCCATGTGCATTTCGGTCAGCAAAGGCTCGGAGGCACTGACCGTACCCGGACGTTGCATCAGCATTTCGCAGTTGGCACGGATGACCGTGAGCAAATTGTTGAAATCGTGTGCGATGCCACCAGCCAACACGCCGACGGCTTCCATCTTCTGTGCCTGGTGCAACTGGGTCTCGCGCACCGCGAGCGCTTCGAGTGCGCGGCGACGCTCGGTGATGTCCGCGAAGTACACCGCGAGCCCGTGTCGCGCCGGAACCACGCGCATCATGAACCAACGTTGTGCTTCGGGTACCATCGCTTCGATCTCGAGCGACTGGTGCGTCACCGCCGCCTGACGCAACGCGGACTCGAATGGCGTATGCACCATGCGCGGCAGCACGCTCCACAGGTCCTGACCGATGACCTGGTCCCGGTCGATACAGAGCGCTGCCGCGCCCGCTTCGTTCATGAAGCTCACGCGCCATTCCCGGTCGATCGCTGCCGCCCCTTCCAGCATGTGGTCGAGAATGTCGGCGGTACGTTCCGGCAATCCTTCCGCCTGCGCGCACCCTTCGGACGACCGTCCGCGGCGTTCCTGGTAGCCGAGTTCCGCCCGCAGTTCGATTTCGCACACGGCGACGCGCGCCAGATCCGCCAGGATCGCTTCCTCGAACGATGTCCATTCACGCGGCGTGTGCGTGATGGC contains these protein-coding regions:
- a CDS encoding sodium:solute symporter family transporter, producing MTAFAPVATFLALQQASSIPDDARPVIAGVGIAYFVVVAIIGIWATRRTRSASDFFVAGQGIGMFTLAISAMAATLSGFAFIGGPGLVYTLGLGAVFIILPASLTNTMGAWMLAKRLRLLAEVREMITIPDAIGARYSSPAAQGLSAVAIILAVVSYMATNLLALGLVVDATFHVGLGTAIWIGTLVVLAYSVSGGILAGIYNDVFQGALMAGASTLVFWLALDSAGGLSQISRTLLAHDPVLLSPWGKLSPLAALSFFFVFGLGAIGQPHVAHKYFMLRDARKLKWYPTMMTIALTLTLLLFVGVGLAMKALVLQGRAAPLLRADDATPAFLLQFTPVPLAALVFAAVAAAIMSTVNSFMSIGAAAFTHDLPVAFGWRVRDELRWGRIWTVVITLVSAAVAQWSGAVVAFLGIFGWGLFASTLVPALAIGLNWKGATRAGALWSIATGMVVTLGLETLAYFKTFTFPAGVTATAIALVASLLVFFAVSWASRGPADGGIPLDVQAVMDA
- a CDS encoding LysM peptidoglycan-binding domain-containing protein, with protein sequence MNASPTLTPPTRNWLRAGASAPAPRRQRSVWVRVLVALTSTTAVFATAGVVAAAAVIPPVGARRTARDAALREIGAQVGTGEQIVAQAFASQRRWTDMWRESFGVVVATDRRLLYVGAPPTPLLKPRDDGPLELLVESYPYDAAFTLEPRTIWRGRGRGLVLRTPAAQVDFIVDDRSWVSAQRVAVASAKARGVVSREIEQLDATLRAPAPVAAEYVFHVVRRGETLTGLARRFGTSPDVLRQLNQLSQDGIRVGQRLRVPKVDVEDSTATP
- a CDS encoding deoxyhypusine synthase family protein, with product MTQSSAAPVSAFLRHHYRHFNAAALIDASDAYVRHLDQGGKMMVTLAGAMSTAELGLSLAEMIRQDKVHAITCTGANLEEDIYNLVAHDHYERVPNYRDLTPEQEQGLLERHFNRVTDTCIPEAEAIRRIEKAILDEWTAADQKGERYFPHEFMYRILLSGKLEQYYQIDPKNSWMLAAAQKNLPIIVPGWEDSTTGNIFASHVIDGNIKNVHTVRSGIEYMMYLAEHYTEVTKTASLGFFQIGGGIAGDFPICVVPMLHQDLQRTEVPLWGYFCQISDSTTSYGSYSGAVPNEKITWGKLGIETPKYIIESDASIVAPLVFALVLGW
- a CDS encoding tetratricopeptide repeat protein — protein: MSSNVNGVPGLRGTPITPATSTRPVGGARAVVRVTPTVSTERIGTDGPLSRSGLPLDALFETADLLETREPLPRGATAMGLAQARTALLRQLPGDALAALDDVWSGAQRSEEGWYLRAGALTVLGLPGEGERVASEGLDLRPTSLALRYLQSVTRAMTGDWSGARAALTNALDAAPEDPVLRLQQAVVLARQGHLSDASEIVAAVQQQFVDHPAVGWARAVLRTVATDRARRESRETISADDEGFASVVSFIDLPADDEPISRTTPRDTTRAAGPGLDDEIDAAAVDESVRWSPTDGGDLVEHAFASLGARLVRRPEGLPTADMRVLMRALSAGGTLMGSCTPEQAHAARTLIGQLLDATRHLEASTVMRPTPSVGLAALLAALRRHDPAEALRLWQRSSIAVAPGARRLVQALLDGARGGPDQAAESSPQRGRTDTGVDWTMSSAGIVRNERDGAALLPVRFGLSLLTDAPEVRSDAADLAGAPSAAANSVMYTPGAGFEGIRDGRAFTPRTPGMGVASDLVVQGEATGLGWGGARAADLLQGPQQRETEAAGARIAAVLCVVLAVGASVVGFNAVAIALAVGAAWLGMRRSTAGSFRANDRR